A stretch of the Mesorhizobium sp. Pch-S genome encodes the following:
- a CDS encoding N-acetyltransferase: MDIAKTLPAALPAILITAEAAADVAAREALLDRAMGAGRKRKSSEKLRRGRRASEGLAFVARNEGGAVVGTVRLWDVRLGDQGGAALLLGPLAVDPTVKSAGIGSALMHHAIAEAARLGHRVILLVGDAPYYARFGFSAEKTGRLAMPGPYERDRFLALELAPGALDGARGTLRASGRKAGERTAMRVAAA, encoded by the coding sequence ATGGACATTGCCAAAACCCTGCCGGCAGCGTTGCCTGCCATTCTCATCACGGCCGAAGCCGCGGCCGATGTTGCCGCACGCGAAGCGCTGCTCGACCGAGCCATGGGAGCGGGACGCAAGCGCAAGTCGTCGGAAAAGCTGCGGCGTGGACGCCGCGCTTCCGAAGGGCTTGCCTTTGTTGCGCGCAATGAAGGCGGTGCTGTCGTCGGGACCGTGCGGCTGTGGGATGTCCGCCTGGGCGACCAGGGTGGAGCAGCGTTGCTGCTCGGCCCGCTCGCCGTCGATCCGACCGTCAAGAGCGCCGGCATCGGTTCGGCGCTGATGCATCATGCCATCGCGGAAGCGGCTCGCCTTGGCCACCGGGTGATCCTGCTTGTCGGCGATGCCCCTTATTACGCGCGTTTCGGCTTCTCGGCCGAAAAGACCGGCCGGCTGGCGATGCCCGGTCCCTACGAGCGCGATCGCTTCCTGGCGCTGGAACTGGCGCCGGGTGCACTGGATGGTGCCCGGGGCACCTTGAGGGCTTCAGGGCGCAAGGCAGGCGAGCGCACGGCGATGAGGGTCGCAGCAGCCTGA